In Xyrauchen texanus isolate HMW12.3.18 chromosome 13, RBS_HiC_50CHRs, whole genome shotgun sequence, a single genomic region encodes these proteins:
- the LOC127654338 gene encoding 5'-AMP-activated protein kinase subunit gamma-1-like has product MECVPAVLDELDGKKEAPIEDPKYNVYTCFMKSHRCYDLVPTSSKLVVFDTSLQVKKAFFALVSNGVRAAPLWDSKKQCFVGMLTITDFINILHRYYKSPLVQIYELEEHKIETWREVYLQDSFKPLVSISPNASLYDAVSSLLKHKIHRLPVIDPLTGNTLYILTHKRILKFLKLFISEIPKPAFLSQTLEDLDIGTFDNIAVVHSDTPLYTALGIFVDQRVSALPVVDENGRVVDIYSKFDVINLAAEKTYNNLDITVTKALQHRSQYFEGVLTCRASETLEAIINRLVEAEVHRLVVVDEQEVVKGIVSLSDILQALVLTNGE; this is encoded by the exons ACCCCAAGTATAATGTGTACACGTGCTTCATGAAATCCCACCGCTGTTATGATCTTGTGCCCACCAGTTCCAAGCTTGTGGTCTTTGATACTTCGCTACAG GTGAAGAAGGCATTCTTTGCTCTAGTGTCAAACGGGGTGAGAGCAGCCCCTCTCTGGGACAGCAAGAAGCAATGCTTTGTTG GGATGCTGACCATCACAGATTTCATCAATATACTTCACCGCTATTACAAGTCTcctctg GTTCAGATATATGAGTTGGAAGAGCACAAAATAGAGACATGGAGAG AGGTCTACTTGCAAGATTCCTTCAAGCCTCTTGTGAGCATATCGCCGAACGCCAG tctATATGATGCAGTTTCATCTCTACTGAAGCATAAGATCCACAGATTACCTGTGATTGATCCACTAACAGGAAACACACTCTACATTCTCACACACAAGAGGATCCTCAAATTCCTTAAACTCTTT ATATCTGAGATTCCAAAACCTGCTTTTCTCTCACAAACACTGGAGGATTTGGACATCGGAACGTTTGACAACATTGCCGTGGTGCACTCCGACACGCCACTGTACACTGCTCTGGGAATCTTTGTGGATCAGAGGGTGTCCGCCCTGCCTGTGGTGGATGAAAATG GACGAGTGGTTGACATCTATTCCAAGTTTGATGTTATA AATCTGGCAGCTGAGAAGACCTACAATAACCTGGACATCACTGTGACTAAAGCTCTACAGCATCGCTCGCAGTATTTTGAGGGTGTCCTCACCTGCAGAGCAAGCGAGACTCTTGAAGCCATTATCAATAGACTGGTGGAGGCAGAG GTTCACAGGTTAGTGGTCGTGGATGAGCAAGAAGTTGTAAAAGGCATTGTATCTCTCTCAGATATCTTGCAGGCTTTGGTGCTCACCAATGGAGAATGA